One genomic segment of Paraburkholderia hospita includes these proteins:
- a CDS encoding MarR family winged helix-turn-helix transcriptional regulator yields the protein MSSDHRHDTCANVSRKIAQSCLLTRTRQISRVLTAIYDEALRPFGVNASQFTLLVLIMEFGPLSRATLGRKNHHDRSTLTRNLQPLVAQGWVVEGMPGDDGRSRPLSLTKQGKALLHDAASAWSAAQSKAQSLLGEAGANALMGIAGDLPTRIS from the coding sequence ATGAGTTCAGACCATCGGCACGACACCTGTGCCAACGTCAGCCGGAAGATCGCGCAAAGCTGTTTGCTCACGCGCACGCGGCAGATCTCAAGAGTGCTGACCGCGATCTACGATGAAGCATTGAGGCCGTTTGGCGTCAACGCGTCGCAATTCACGCTGCTGGTGCTGATCATGGAATTTGGACCGCTTAGCCGCGCCACGCTCGGGCGCAAAAATCATCACGATCGCTCGACGCTGACGCGAAATCTTCAGCCGTTAGTCGCGCAGGGATGGGTCGTCGAAGGCATGCCAGGCGACGACGGCCGCAGCCGCCCTCTTTCGCTCACGAAGCAAGGCAAAGCCCTGTTGCACGACGCCGCGTCCGCGTGGTCGGCGGCGCAATCGAAAGCTCAGTCGCTGCTTGGCGAAGCGGGCGCAAACGCGCTGATGGGCATCGCGGGCGACCTGCCGACTCGAATCAGCTGA
- a CDS encoding epoxide hydrolase family protein, whose product MSDHLPPQSPSRRRFVGVAAATVAAGSLSQLAFAQTDQAITSVAQPTGGDKTAIRPLRVHVPDAQLIDLRRRIKATRWPERETVADNTQGVQLAMMQELARHWSTGYDWRKCEAKLNALPNFVTEIDGLDIHFIHVRSKHANAMPLIVTHGWPGSVIEQFKIIDPLVNPTAYGASASDAFHLVIPSLPGYGFSGKPTTTGWGPERTARAWVVLMKRLGYDKFAAQGGDLGGVVANVMGKQAPPELLGIHVNFPATIPPEIAKALQAGDPPPSGLSDDEKHAYDQLSSAAKKRRAYALEMGTRPQTLYGISDSPIGLAGWLLDHGDGYEQPAAALTSAVFGRAVNGESSGALTLDDVLDDITLYWLTNTGISAARFYWESHFNFLAAADVSVPAAVSVFPRENYQAPRSWTERAYHNLIYYNRLDKGGHFAAWEQPQLFAEEVRAGLRPLRR is encoded by the coding sequence ATGTCAGACCACCTTCCTCCTCAATCGCCGTCGCGTCGACGCTTTGTCGGTGTCGCCGCGGCCACCGTCGCCGCAGGTTCGTTGAGCCAGCTTGCATTTGCACAAACAGATCAGGCGATAACCTCAGTCGCACAGCCAACGGGCGGCGACAAGACGGCGATTCGTCCGCTTCGTGTGCATGTGCCCGACGCGCAACTGATCGACTTGCGTCGACGCATCAAGGCGACGCGATGGCCCGAGCGCGAGACGGTTGCCGACAACACGCAGGGTGTTCAGCTTGCGATGATGCAGGAACTCGCGCGCCATTGGTCCACCGGCTACGACTGGCGCAAATGCGAGGCAAAGCTGAATGCGCTGCCGAACTTCGTGACCGAGATCGACGGACTGGATATTCATTTCATTCACGTGCGCTCGAAGCATGCCAACGCGATGCCGCTGATCGTCACGCACGGCTGGCCCGGCTCGGTGATCGAGCAGTTCAAGATCATCGATCCGCTGGTCAACCCGACCGCTTATGGCGCGAGCGCATCGGATGCATTTCATCTGGTCATCCCGTCGTTGCCGGGCTATGGCTTTTCCGGCAAGCCCACAACGACGGGCTGGGGCCCGGAGCGCACGGCGCGCGCGTGGGTCGTGCTGATGAAGCGTCTCGGATACGACAAATTCGCGGCGCAAGGCGGCGACCTCGGCGGTGTCGTCGCGAACGTGATGGGCAAGCAGGCGCCGCCCGAGTTGCTGGGCATCCACGTCAACTTCCCCGCGACGATTCCGCCCGAGATCGCCAAGGCGCTTCAGGCGGGCGACCCGCCTCCATCCGGCCTCTCGGACGACGAAAAGCATGCATACGACCAGTTGAGCAGCGCGGCCAAAAAGCGGCGCGCCTACGCGCTGGAGATGGGAACACGCCCGCAAACGCTCTATGGCATTTCGGACTCGCCGATCGGACTGGCCGGCTGGCTGCTCGATCACGGCGACGGCTACGAGCAGCCGGCAGCGGCGCTTACTTCCGCTGTATTCGGCCGGGCCGTGAATGGAGAATCGTCAGGCGCGCTGACGCTCGACGACGTGCTCGACGACATCACGCTTTACTGGCTGACGAACACGGGTATCTCTGCGGCGCGCTTCTATTGGGAGTCCCATTTCAACTTCCTCGCCGCCGCCGATGTGTCCGTCCCCGCCGCCGTCAGCGTCTTTCCTCGCGAGAACTATCAGGCGCCGCGTAGCTGGACCGAGCGCGCGTATCACAACCTCATTTACTACAACCGGCTCGACAAGGGCGGGCATTTTGCGGCATGGGAGCAGCCGCAACTGTTTGCCGAAGAAGTGCGGGCAGGATTGAGGCCATTGCGTCGATAG
- a CDS encoding Na+/H+ antiporter — translation MSAVSAFKLVLLSLIAIIALELIAKRLRLPPAAALLVGGAAMAFAPGLPPVVLDPDLVLIVFLPPLLMDGAYFFVWTDFKRHLKPILLFAIGAVAFTTWIVGVVVHVVVPSLPWAACFALGAVVSPPDAVAAKAVLERLALPRRLMVLLEGESLLNDAAGLVLFRFAVAAALTGAFSASHAVLSFAGLAVGGVVVGCVVGYGVVCLLRLLDDDYLIITTSVISAWISYIAGEMLGVSSVISTVTCGMLLGWHQHEVFSATARTRGSAFWQVVVFVFEALVFVLIGLSLRGVMQRLGGLDNALALLGPAAMATVVTVVVSRCVWTFTLESINAVLHRISRRAAPPADWRSAAVVSWAGMRGVVTLAIALSLPETMPGRDLILFSAFVVILFTVLLQGTTIGMVIRLVKPASDAHASTYLNEMQAWARLEAAQLEAIKPLVYAPDGSVLHPRLLEQYSYRARLTDEFQHAPSFPLEARKAHYDVILAAIAAGRVELLRLHRSGLIHDDLLHVMEHDLDLQEISSRHARG, via the coding sequence ATGTCGGCTGTGTCGGCATTCAAGCTGGTGCTGCTTTCGCTGATTGCGATCATCGCGCTCGAACTGATCGCGAAGCGTCTGCGGCTGCCGCCCGCGGCCGCGTTGCTGGTCGGCGGCGCCGCGATGGCGTTCGCGCCCGGCCTGCCGCCCGTCGTGCTCGATCCCGACCTCGTGCTGATCGTTTTCCTGCCGCCATTGCTGATGGATGGCGCGTACTTCTTCGTCTGGACCGACTTCAAGCGGCATCTGAAGCCCATTCTGCTGTTCGCGATCGGTGCGGTTGCGTTCACGACATGGATAGTCGGCGTCGTCGTGCATGTCGTTGTGCCGTCGCTGCCGTGGGCGGCCTGCTTCGCGCTCGGCGCCGTCGTCTCGCCGCCGGATGCCGTCGCGGCGAAAGCGGTGCTCGAACGGCTCGCGCTGCCGCGCCGCCTGATGGTGCTGCTCGAAGGCGAAAGCCTGCTGAACGACGCCGCCGGCCTCGTGCTGTTCCGCTTCGCCGTCGCCGCCGCGCTCACGGGCGCGTTCAGCGCGTCGCATGCCGTGCTGAGCTTCGCGGGGCTCGCGGTAGGCGGTGTGGTGGTCGGATGCGTGGTCGGCTATGGCGTCGTGTGTCTGCTGCGCCTGCTCGACGACGACTATCTGATCATCACGACTTCAGTGATCTCTGCGTGGATCAGCTACATCGCGGGCGAAATGCTCGGCGTATCGAGCGTCATCTCGACTGTGACCTGCGGCATGCTGCTCGGCTGGCATCAGCACGAAGTCTTCTCCGCGACCGCGCGAACGCGTGGCTCCGCGTTCTGGCAAGTCGTCGTGTTCGTGTTCGAGGCGCTCGTGTTCGTGCTGATCGGCCTGTCGCTGCGCGGCGTGATGCAGCGGCTTGGGGGCCTCGACAATGCGCTCGCGCTGCTCGGCCCCGCCGCGATGGCGACCGTGGTCACGGTCGTCGTTTCGCGCTGCGTGTGGACGTTCACGCTCGAATCGATCAACGCGGTGCTGCACCGCATTTCGCGTCGCGCCGCGCCGCCCGCCGACTGGCGTTCCGCTGCCGTCGTGAGTTGGGCGGGTATGCGCGGCGTCGTAACACTGGCGATCGCTCTTTCGCTGCCTGAAACAATGCCAGGCCGCGATCTGATTCTGTTCTCCGCGTTCGTCGTCATTCTTTTTACGGTGCTGCTGCAAGGCACGACGATCGGCATGGTAATCCGGCTCGTCAAACCGGCAAGCGATGCACACGCGTCGACTTATCTGAATGAGATGCAGGCATGGGCACGGCTGGAGGCAGCGCAGCTGGAAGCGATCAAGCCGCTCGTCTACGCGCCGGACGGCAGCGTCCTGCATCCGCGGCTGCTCGAACAGTACAGCTATCGCGCGCGTCTCACGGACGAGTTCCAGCACGCGCCGAGCTTTCCGCTGGAGGCGCGCAAAGCGCACTACGACGTCATCCTCGCCGCAATCGCCGCAGGCCGCGTCGAACTGTTGCGCCTGCATCGGAGCGGCCTGATTCACGACGATCTGCTGCACGTGATGGAACACGATCTCGACCTGCAGGAAATCTCGTCCCGCCACGCCCGAGGCTAG
- a CDS encoding helix-turn-helix domain-containing protein has product MKIEHPTDGPTRLPYVHDYFSTASESPQQQLLAWRNRIGHILDVPVAKSQRESGFRGTIDSYRSADLAFMDCRTDAILQTRTAARISTDSARQFVFHVLVDGQIETKTGMYPKRVSTQIKPGILALDMGQPMRMERTDCRLLAIFLPREWLAPVLPEPESIHGHVIEYDSPLARLIPGYLAALSQTGQSINPADFHDALKTCAMLIAAAFGKRTGRAGGARAVARAAVFGTLRRYIEANLHEPDLSPESVLLASQLSRPTLYRLFESEGGLATYIRNRRLSQAADELRRYPNKAVVEIAYGLGFNSASDFNRAFRRAFDMSPLDFRMFTL; this is encoded by the coding sequence TTGAAGATCGAGCATCCGACCGACGGCCCGACGCGGCTCCCATACGTACACGACTACTTCAGCACCGCCAGCGAGTCGCCGCAGCAGCAATTGCTCGCCTGGAGAAATCGCATCGGTCATATCCTGGATGTGCCCGTCGCAAAGAGTCAGCGGGAAAGCGGCTTTCGAGGGACCATTGACAGCTATCGCTCCGCGGATCTCGCCTTCATGGACTGCCGCACCGACGCGATCCTGCAAACGCGCACCGCCGCACGAATCTCCACGGATAGCGCGCGCCAGTTCGTGTTCCATGTGCTCGTCGATGGCCAGATCGAAACGAAGACGGGCATGTATCCCAAGCGCGTTTCCACGCAGATCAAGCCCGGCATTCTCGCGCTGGACATGGGGCAGCCGATGCGCATGGAACGCACCGACTGCCGTTTGCTGGCGATCTTCCTGCCGCGCGAATGGCTCGCGCCCGTGCTACCCGAGCCTGAGTCGATTCACGGTCATGTCATCGAATACGACTCGCCGCTCGCGCGCCTGATTCCGGGCTATCTCGCCGCGTTGTCCCAAACCGGTCAGTCGATAAATCCCGCCGACTTCCACGACGCGCTGAAAACCTGCGCCATGTTGATTGCGGCCGCGTTCGGCAAGCGGACGGGCCGCGCGGGCGGTGCACGCGCGGTCGCGCGCGCCGCCGTGTTCGGCACCCTCCGGCGCTACATCGAAGCCAATCTGCATGAACCCGATCTTTCGCCCGAAAGCGTGCTGCTCGCGTCGCAGCTGTCGCGCCCGACGCTCTACCGGCTGTTCGAGAGCGAAGGCGGGCTTGCAACGTATATTCGCAACCGCCGGCTGAGCCAGGCAGCGGACGAACTGCGCCGCTATCCGAACAAGGCGGTGGTCGAAATCGCGTATGGACTCGGCTTCAACAGCGCGTCCGATTTCAATCGCGCGTTCCGCCGCGCATTCGATATGTCGCCGCTCGATTTCCGGATGTTCACGCTTTAA
- a CDS encoding TetR/AcrR family transcriptional regulator, giving the protein MADVTTNGRENQKRRTRKDLLLAASRLMKQGRKPSLEEIAEEAMVSRATAYRHFPSMDALLLEASLDVATPDASTLFGPRASDDPVARLTRVDTALHDMILANEAPLRMMLAHSLERVAKGDTDSEVPLRQNRRTALIEAALEPVQDQFKPAAFETLTQALALVIGTEAMVVFKDVLQLDDARARKVKRWAIRALVDAARRGRADGE; this is encoded by the coding sequence ATGGCGGACGTCACGACCAACGGGCGCGAGAACCAGAAGCGGCGCACGCGCAAGGACTTGTTGCTGGCGGCTTCGCGTTTGATGAAGCAGGGGCGCAAGCCGAGTCTCGAGGAGATCGCGGAGGAAGCGATGGTGTCGCGCGCCACCGCATATCGTCATTTTCCGAGCATGGATGCGCTGCTGCTGGAAGCGTCACTCGATGTCGCGACGCCGGATGCGTCGACGCTGTTCGGCCCGCGCGCGTCGGATGATCCCGTGGCGCGGCTCACGCGCGTCGATACGGCGCTTCACGACATGATCCTCGCCAACGAAGCGCCGCTGCGGATGATGCTCGCGCATTCGCTGGAGCGCGTGGCGAAGGGCGATACCGACAGTGAGGTTCCGCTGCGGCAGAATCGGCGGACTGCGCTGATCGAGGCGGCGCTGGAACCTGTGCAGGATCAGTTCAAGCCCGCCGCGTTCGAAACGTTGACGCAAGCGCTCGCGCTCGTGATCGGCACCGAGGCGATGGTGGTGTTCAAAGACGTGCTCCAACTCGACGACGCGCGCGCCCGGAAAGTGAAGCGCTGGGCGATCCGCGCGTTGGTCGATGCGGCAAGGCGGGGGCGCGCAGACGGGGAGTGA
- a CDS encoding organic hydroperoxide resistance protein: MTRIDNVLYTGKVHTTGGREGAALSSDGRLDIKLSTPGGNGAGTNPEQLLGAGWSACFIGAMGGAARALKISLPADTSVDTEIDLGTTDNAYFIQARLNVSLPGLPRDVAQEVVDRAHQTCPYSKATRGNIGVTITLV, from the coding sequence ATGACGCGTATCGACAACGTACTGTACACAGGCAAGGTTCACACGACGGGCGGCCGCGAAGGTGCCGCACTTAGTTCAGACGGACGCCTCGATATCAAGCTATCGACGCCGGGCGGCAATGGCGCGGGCACGAACCCCGAGCAACTGCTTGGCGCCGGCTGGTCGGCATGTTTCATTGGCGCGATGGGCGGCGCTGCGCGCGCGCTGAAGATCTCGCTGCCGGCTGACACCAGCGTCGATACCGAAATCGATCTCGGCACCACCGACAACGCGTATTTCATTCAGGCACGCCTGAACGTGAGCCTGCCCGGCCTGCCGCGCGATGTGGCCCAGGAAGTGGTCGACCGCGCGCATCAAACCTGCCCGTACTCGAAGGCAACGCGCGGCAACATCGGCGTCACGATCACGCTCGTTTAA
- a CDS encoding ester cyclase, producing the protein MTLTPVQMDGKIEEHFGFERRDDVEGVLATLAPDVEHDVVGWPVGPVRGRGEVRPFYEALFADLSESRVECLRRLYGDGFVVDESLWRGKAPGRPFGLEGRGRPLEFRMLHVLEFAESGQITRENVWVDLAAIMQQLPQA; encoded by the coding sequence ATGACGCTGACGCCTGTGCAGATGGACGGGAAGATCGAAGAGCACTTCGGTTTCGAGAGACGCGACGATGTCGAAGGCGTGCTCGCCACGCTCGCGCCGGACGTCGAGCATGACGTTGTCGGCTGGCCTGTGGGGCCGGTGCGTGGCCGTGGCGAAGTGCGGCCGTTCTACGAGGCGTTATTCGCGGATTTGTCGGAGAGCCGGGTCGAGTGCTTGCGCCGCCTGTATGGCGACGGTTTCGTCGTCGACGAATCGCTGTGGCGCGGCAAGGCGCCGGGGCGGCCATTCGGACTCGAAGGGCGAGGGCGCCCGCTGGAATTCCGAATGTTGCATGTGCTCGAGTTCGCGGAAAGCGGGCAGATCACGCGTGAGAACGTATGGGTCGATCTCGCGGCGATCATGCAGCAGTTGCCGCAGGCCTGA